The Plasmodium knowlesi strain H genome assembly, chromosome: 14 genome has a segment encoding these proteins:
- a CDS encoding DNA ligase I, putative, translated as MCIGSYANMKLLVLFLIARMLLCKVYSCMRREYSYIIPFMQKNKFYRRKTNFNVKVFTNFRDSASNRRSGFLKCLSFPKKTMEGKNEETDIKEESKVKEEGKESTKRKIASDGNTKTKKAKAKSENDVKKGSLFNCTVKEDDKVSDLTSPKFNPVHFDVSNLYLSQKDKEKHKFKDSLLFTFLTNTFNQIEELKGSGTGSKKNVAIILSNVFRVLIYYSPNDLIPAVYITLNKVAPDYLNVEAGVGEALILKTMSEAYSRTESSIKKDLQQIEDLGIIAESCSCKMRTIFPLPRLTIQSVFNELKSIPNLSGSNSQQKKREVIKKLLVSAKTSEAKYIVRFLQQRLRIGVNSATVLQALSYAFILTRPFIPEEIVQKGKLMNEQLLSVKGSGSGEEDDNVSDSTMENEMNKVNKKKGGMLNVAKQTGESPSHVKKENEKENQSVKDEFDMNALIESIKMRNEKISKPNLFYDIGKEGDTRLLPIFKELKKSYCEINNDSDIFECMEKSVKSALCELPNIEIIIQNLLNGDDMNTLSKKCTVKAGLPVQPMLAKPTKGIQEVLDRFNNVTFTCEYKYDGERAQIHYIDKDNIKIFSRNLETMTEKYPDVIQIVRDQIISGATECIIDSEVVAYDIENKKILPFQVLTTRKRKDVDIENIKVKICLFPFDLICCNGVPVIKEPLEIRRKLLYSLLKCKEGVLCYATHSEMNNVEDMDIFLQDAIENNCEGLMVKTLLDNASYEPSRRSLNWLKVKKDYIEGLSDSVDLVPIAGYYGKGKRSGVYGAFVLATYNSETENFQTVCKAGTGFSDEILGSLYDTLSDKIIPSKKSYYEVSDKLNPDVWFDAHYVWEVKAADLSLSPVHTAAIGVYSDDKGIGLRFPRFLRLREDKNAEQATTSQQIVDLYEAQFTYNKNKNDFNEESESE; from the exons ATGTGTATAGGCAGCTATGCTAACATGAAATTGCTCGTGCTATTTCTCATAGCGAGAATGCTTTTGTGCAAAGTTTACAGTTGCATGAGAAGAGAATACTCTTATATAATACCCTTTATGCAAAAGAATAAATTCTACAGACGAAAAACAAACTTCAACGTGAAAGTTTTCACTAACTTTAGAGACAGTGCATCGAATAGACGTAGCGGTTTTTT GAAATGCCTGTCCTTTCCGAAGAAAACCATGGAGgggaagaatgaagaaaCGGATATTAAGGAGGAATCtaaagtaaaggaagaagggaaggaatcaACCAAGAGAAAAATAGCAAGTGATGGAAAcacaaaaacgaaaaaggcCAAGGCGAAGAGCGAAAATGATGTAAAGAAAGGGTCCCTATTTAACTGCACCGTTAAGGAAGATGACAAAGTGAGCGATTTAACATCACCCAAATTTAACCCCGTACATTTTGATGTAAGTAATTTATACCTTTCGCAAAAggataaggaaaaacacaagTTTAAGGATTCTTTattattcacttttttgaCAAATACATTTAATCAAATAGAGGAATTAAAGGGAAGTGGAACTGGTAGTAAAAAGAACGTAGCAATTATTCTGTCCAATGTGTTTAGAGTTTTAATATACTACAGTCCTAACGACTTAATTCCAGCGGTATATATAACGCTAAACAAAGTAGCTCCTGATTATTTAAATGTCGAGGCAGGCGTAGGAGAAGCTCTCATTTTGAAAACCATGTCTGAAGCGTATAGTAGAACTGAATCAAgcataaaaaaggatttacAACAAATTGAGGATCTTGGCATAATAGCAGAAAGTTGTTCTTGCAAGATGAGGAccattttccctttgccTCGTTTGACTATCCAGTCAGTATTTAATGAACTTAAGAGCATACCAAATTTGAGTGGTTCAAACTCTCAGCAGAAAAAGAGAGAGGTAATTAAGAAGCTATTGGTGAGCGCGAAAACTAGTGAAGCGAAATATATTGTTCGTTTTTTACAACAGCGATTGAGAATAGGGGTGAACAGCGCTACTGTGTTGCAGGCACTGTCCtatgcatttattttaacGCGCCCGTTCATTCCGGAAGAAATtgtgcaaaaggggaaattgaTGAACGAGCAACTGCTAAGCGTGAAGGGAAGTGGCAGTGGGGAGGAAGATGACAATGTTAGCGACAGTACTATGGAGAATGAAATGAATAAGgtgaataagaaaaagggaggaatgCTCAATGTGGCCAAGCAAACTGGGGAGAGCCCTTCTCacgtaaaaaaggaaaacgaaaaggaaaatcagaGCGTAAAGGACGAGTTCGACATGAACGCGCTAATCGAGTCCATCAAAATgaggaacgaaaaaataagcaaGCCAAATTTGTTCTACGAcatagggaaggaaggagacacCCGTTTATTACCCATATTtaaggagttaaaaaaaagctacTGCGAAATAAATAACGATTCGGACATTTTTGAGTGCATGGAAAAATCAGTGAAGAGCGCCCTGTGTGAGTTACCAAATATCGAAATTATCATTCAGAATTTGTTAAATGGAGATGACATGAATACGTTAAGCAAGAAGTGCACAGTGAAGGCTGGGCTACCCGTGCAACCTATGCTAGCCAAGCCAACGAAAGGTATACAGGAAGTACTTGACCGGTTCAATAATGTGACATTTACGTGTGAATATAAATATGACGGAGAAAGGGCTCAAATACATTACATAGATAAggataatataaaaatttttagcCGAAATTTAGAAACCATGACAGAGAAGTATCCAGATGTCATTCAAATAGTGCGGGATCAAATTATCAGCGGTGCTACCGAGTGCATTATTGACAGTGAAGTTGTAGCTTATGATatagagaataaaaaaatattaccatTTCAAGTTCTGACCacaagaaagagaaaagatgTGGACATCGAAAATATAAAGGTGAAAATATGTCTATTCCCATTTGACCTCATCTGTTGTAATGGCGTCCCAGTTATTAAAGAGCCACTAGAAATTAGGAGAAAACTCCTCTACTCATTACTGAAATGTAAGGAAGGAGTTTTGTGTTATGCAACACACTCCGAAATGAACAATGTAGAAGACatggatatatttttgcaaGATGCAATTGAAAATAATTGTGAAGGACTAATGGTCAAGACCTTACTGGATAATGCATCCTACGAACCATCAAGAAGATCGTTAAATTGGTTGAAGGTGAAAAAGGATTATATAGAAGGGTTATCTGATTCGGTAGATTTAGTACCCATAGCGGGTTAttatggaaaaggaaaaagaagtggAGTGTATGGTGCATTTGTTTTAGCTACATATAATTCAGAAACTGAAAATTTCCAGACTGTATGTAAAGCAGGCACCGGTTTTAGTGATGAAATTCTTGGATCATTATACGACACTTTAAGTGATAAAATTATACCAAGCAAGAAATCATATTACGAAGTTTCTGATAAATTAAATCCTGATGTCTGGTTTGATGCACACTATGTATGGGAGGTAAAAGCGGCTGACCTCTCTCTCTCTCCTGTGCATACTGCAGCCATCGGAGTTTATTCGGATGACAAGGGAATTGGCTTGCGTTTCCCCAGGTTTCTGAGGCTCAGGGAGGATAAGAATGCGGAGCAGGCCACCACATCACAACAGATTGTTGACCTATACGAGGCACAATTCACttacaacaaaaataaaaacgacTTCAATGAGGAGAGTGAAAGTGAATGA